The genomic stretch CATTTGTTGCAGATGCGCGTGGCGCAGGCCGATGGCGACGGCATGACCTTGGTCCTGCCATGGTCGCCGGCCATTGTCGGCAACCCGCAAACCGGTGCCGTGCACGGCGGTGCACTGACCACGCTGATGGACACCACTTGTGGGATGGCCACGTTGTGTGTGCTGCCGCGCTTCGAAGTGTGCCCGACGTTGGACCTGCGCATCGACTACATGCACCCGGCTGAGGCGGGCAAGGACATTTACGGCCACGCCCAGTGCTACCGTGTAACCCGCGACGTGATCTTCACCCGTGGCACCGCCTACCAGGACGACCCCGACCAGCCCATTTGCCAAGTGGTCGGCACGTTCATGCGCCTGGGCCAGGACATCAAGGGCGGCATCCGTTTCGGCGACAGCCTGAAGGAGGGCGACGCATGATTCCACACGCGGTGCGTCAGCAGCTCAACGCCGCCCATGCGGTAGGCGACTATCGACCATTGCTGGCGCTGATTCCCTATGCCGGGCTGATCGGCATCGAATGCGAGCGTCAGGGCGATGATGTGTTGTTCCGCTTGCCGGCCAGCCCGGACAATATCGGCAACCCGCTGCTACCGGCCATCCATGGCGGCGTGATCGCCGGCTTCATGGAGCTGTCGGCAGCGCTGTACCTGCTGATCTACAGCGAGAGCGCAAGCATTCCGAAGATCATCGACTTTTCCATCGACTACCTGCGCGCCGGGCATTTTCGCGATACCTACGCCCAGTGCCAGCTGTGGCGCCAGGGCCGGCGGGTGACCAACGTGGCCATCACTGCCTGGCAGGGCGACAGACAGTCGCCGATTGCCACGGCCCGTGCGCATTTCAAGATCGAACCGGAAAAGCCCTTGAAATCATCCGGGCAGCCCCCATCTGCATGACATCCGCCGTTAACGCTGGCCGAACCGGCCGCCAGGCGCCACCGCCATCAGATCGGAGTTTCGAAGACCATGACTGTGGAAACACAAAAGGAAACGTTGGGCTTCCAGACCGAGGTGAAGCAACTGCTGCACCTCATGATTCACTCGCTGTACTCGAACAAGGAAATCTTCCTGCGGGAGCTGATTTCCAACGCTTCCGATGCCGCCGACAAGCTGCGTTTCGAAGCCCTGGCCAAGCCAGAACTGTTCGAGGGCGATACTGACCTGAAGATTCGCCTAAGCTTCGACAAGGACGCCGGCACCGTGACCCTCGAGGACAACGGCATCGGCATGAGCCGCGAAGACGTCATTGCCCACCTGGGCACCATCGCCAAGTCCGGCACTGCCGACTTCATGAAGAACCTCACCGGTGACCAGAAGAAAGACTCGCACCTGATCGGTCAGTTCGGCGTGGGCTTCTACTCTGCGTTCATCGTTGCCGACAAGGTCGACGTGTACAGCCGCCGTGCTGGTCAGCCAGCGGCCGAAGGTGTGCACTGGTCGTCGAAAGGCGAGGGCGAATTCGAAGTCGCCACCATCGACAAACCACAGCGCGGTACCCGTATCGTCCTGCACCTGAAGAAGGACGAGCAGGAGTTCGCCGATGGCTGGCGCCTGCGCAACGTGGTCAAGAAGTACTCCGACCACATCGCCCTGCCGATTCAACTGCCGAAAGAGCAGGCCGCCGCCGAAGGTGAAGAACAGCCGGCCGAGGAGTGGGAGACCGTCAACCGCGCCAGCGCCCTGTGGACCCGTTCGCGCACCGAGGTGAAGGACGAGGAGTACCAGGAGTTCTACAAGCACATTGGCCATGACTTCGAAAACCCGCTGGCCTGGAGCCACAACAAGGTCGAAGGCAAGCTCGAATACAACTCGCTGCTGTACGTGCCGGCCCGTGCGCCGTTCGACCTGTACCAGCGCGAAGCACCGCGCGGCCTGAAGCTGTACGTGCAGCGTGTGTTCATCATGGACCAGGCCGAGTCGTTCCTGCCGTTGTACCTGCGCTTCATCAAGGGTGTGGTCGATTCCAACGACCTGTCGCTGAACGTGTCGCGTGAAATCCTGCAGAAAGACCCGATCATCGACTCGATGAAGACCGCGCTGACCAAGCGCGTG from Pseudomonas putida encodes the following:
- a CDS encoding hotdog fold thioesterase, which codes for MSDSTLMAMAERFLSALKHCHLLQMRVAQADGDGMTLVLPWSPAIVGNPQTGAVHGGALTTLMDTTCGMATLCVLPRFEVCPTLDLRIDYMHPAEAGKDIYGHAQCYRVTRDVIFTRGTAYQDDPDQPICQVVGTFMRLGQDIKGGIRFGDSLKEGDA
- a CDS encoding PaaI family thioesterase, whose product is MIPHAVRQQLNAAHAVGDYRPLLALIPYAGLIGIECERQGDDVLFRLPASPDNIGNPLLPAIHGGVIAGFMELSAALYLLIYSESASIPKIIDFSIDYLRAGHFRDTYAQCQLWRQGRRVTNVAITAWQGDRQSPIATARAHFKIEPEKPLKSSGQPPSA
- the htpG gene encoding molecular chaperone HtpG yields the protein MTVETQKETLGFQTEVKQLLHLMIHSLYSNKEIFLRELISNASDAADKLRFEALAKPELFEGDTDLKIRLSFDKDAGTVTLEDNGIGMSREDVIAHLGTIAKSGTADFMKNLTGDQKKDSHLIGQFGVGFYSAFIVADKVDVYSRRAGQPAAEGVHWSSKGEGEFEVATIDKPQRGTRIVLHLKKDEQEFADGWRLRNVVKKYSDHIALPIQLPKEQAAAEGEEQPAEEWETVNRASALWTRSRTEVKDEEYQEFYKHIGHDFENPLAWSHNKVEGKLEYNSLLYVPARAPFDLYQREAPRGLKLYVQRVFIMDQAESFLPLYLRFIKGVVDSNDLSLNVSREILQKDPIIDSMKTALTKRVLDMLEKLAKNEPEQYKGFWKNFGQVLKEGPAEDFANKEKIAGLLRFASTQDDSGEQNVALADYLARAKEGQDKIYYLTGESYAQVKNSPHLEVFRKKGIEVLLLTDRIDEWLMSYLNEFDGKAFVDIARGDLDLGKLDSEEDKKAQEEVAKDKEGLVERLKGALGDSVAEVRVSHRLTDSPAILAIGEQDLGLQMRQILEASGQKVPESKPIFEFNPTHPLIEKLDHEQSEDRFAELSHILFDQAALAAGDSLKDPAAYVRRLNKLLVELSA